The Dokdonella koreensis DS-123 genome has a segment encoding these proteins:
- a CDS encoding ECF-type sigma factor — MAEPGEHDVTRLIAAWRGGDAAARELLMQRVYANVRAIAAQSLRRMPAATLSATDIAHEALIRLLGADAEWENRRHFFHVAAQATRQVLVDAARRRQADKRGGDAERIDLDAAHDVAQPEGDAELMRIDAALRALATTDPRRAQIVELVYFGGLSRTEVAAALDVSEGTVDRDLRLARAWLRTALES; from the coding sequence ATGGCCGAGCCCGGCGAACACGATGTCACCCGGTTGATCGCGGCCTGGCGCGGTGGAGATGCCGCCGCACGCGAACTCCTGATGCAGCGCGTCTACGCCAACGTGCGTGCGATCGCCGCGCAATCGCTGCGGCGCATGCCGGCCGCCACGCTGAGCGCCACCGACATCGCCCATGAAGCGTTGATCCGCCTGCTCGGTGCCGACGCGGAATGGGAGAACCGCCGCCATTTCTTCCACGTCGCGGCCCAGGCCACGCGGCAGGTGCTGGTCGATGCCGCACGGCGGCGCCAGGCCGACAAGCGCGGCGGCGACGCCGAGCGCATCGACCTGGACGCCGCGCACGACGTCGCGCAGCCCGAGGGCGATGCCGAGCTGATGCGCATCGACGCGGCCCTGCGCGCGCTGGCCACCACCGACCCGCGCCGCGCGCAGATCGTCGAACTGGTCTACTTCGGCGGCCTGAGCCGCACCGAGGTGGCCGCCGCGCTGGACGTCTCCGAAGGTACGGTGGACCGCGACCTGCGCCTGGCCCGCGCCTGGCTGCGCACGGCGCTCGAATCGTGA
- a CDS encoding ribonuclease H-like domain-containing protein, which produces MSALADRLRALASQSGARLPVGTSTPTTARLRTLLAGRDRRSRSALPPPAGRTLAAGVQEVEHAWAWPAAATVQLPWGADGEVARERLVWFDTETTGLAGGVGTRAFMIGAARWQDGRLRLRQLYLTALAGEAAMLAAFADWLPPAAIYVSYNGRSYDAPLLKGRFRLNHLPCPFAERGHCDLLYPTRRRYRGTWENCRLATIERRALGIVREDDLPSAEAPAAWLAYLRGHSATGLGRVLDHNAQDIHSLAVLLDHLAAPAAPA; this is translated from the coding sequence GTGAGCGCGCTGGCCGACCGCCTGCGCGCGCTCGCCAGCCAGTCCGGCGCACGCCTGCCGGTCGGCACCAGCACCCCGACGACGGCGCGCCTGCGCACCCTGCTGGCCGGCCGCGACCGCCGCAGCCGCAGCGCACTGCCGCCACCGGCCGGCCGGACACTGGCCGCCGGCGTGCAGGAAGTCGAGCACGCCTGGGCCTGGCCGGCCGCCGCGACCGTGCAGCTGCCGTGGGGCGCGGACGGCGAGGTCGCACGCGAGCGCCTGGTCTGGTTCGACACCGAGACCACCGGCCTCGCCGGCGGCGTCGGCACCCGCGCCTTCATGATCGGGGCGGCGCGCTGGCAGGACGGCCGGCTGCGGCTGCGCCAGCTCTACCTGACCGCGCTGGCCGGCGAGGCGGCGATGCTGGCGGCCTTCGCCGACTGGCTGCCGCCGGCGGCGATCTACGTCTCCTACAACGGCCGTTCCTACGATGCGCCGCTGCTCAAGGGACGCTTTCGCCTCAACCACCTGCCGTGCCCGTTCGCGGAGCGTGGCCACTGCGACCTGCTCTACCCCACGCGGCGTCGCTACCGCGGCACCTGGGAGAACTGCCGGCTGGCGACGATCGAGCGTCGCGCGCTCGGCATCGTCCGCGAGGACGACCTGCCCAGCGCCGAGGCACCGGCCGCGTGGCTGGCCTATCTGCGCGGGCACAGCGCCACCGGCCTGGGCCGCGTGCTCGACCACAACGCCCAGGACATCCACAGCCTGGCCGTATTGCTGGACCATCTGGCCGCGCCGGCGGCGCCGGCCTGA
- a CDS encoding serine/threonine-protein kinase, which produces MTASPLDRYADHFERLRSLPPDARAAALDALSLDAGEREQLARLLAADADEDPLEAAIAASAARLHRGEERRLGAWRLLREIGAGGMGTVFLAERDDGSFVQQVAIKLLRGFPTQDGMRRLRQERRILATLDHPHIARLLDGGESDDGQPWLAIEYVDGVGLLEHVRTTGATGDQRLALFRAMLDAVEHAHQRLVIHRDLKPANVLVTQQGVVKLLDFGIARLVETDDSARRETSTRVFSQGYASPEQRAGAPITTASDIYSLGVLLREMLTGQRDDRGEGEPSVPPLALDVELAGVIAKACAERPQDRYAGAGALREDIDRYREGRPVLAAALTRRRRLAKFVARHQLAVALALAALVTLAGFVVGLERERQHARAAQAEAQVALAASERDAATARASLEFLTAAFTAASPDQAMSRQVSVRDLLDAARAQLDSHSAGHAELRQAMQRLLASLYNALGEVPIALDLMQRGVAGVEPRDGAEALRLAHDYDELASLLGQRFDGAGALAAAEQGAAWRTRYAPDDPLERMRSLQTLAMAHHRNGDNDRAVSLLREAMALAKARDVHDGDALIQTTATLASLLGARSECEEALDVIAEGWQQGAGRATDSPDRVLLMRAEASALSACGRLDEAEGRLREAMVVQERVVGPGGARMMLLANDLALVLNDLGRYQEAVQMLARSEVLTAEADLGPADAAISLGNRGGLLENAGDYPGALAAFAAARERLDAGGVEADADVRRRIERSEARTIGIAGRHAEARRRLEGLRERAARLDGLESAEYALLTLQLAMLATRTRATDEGMAWLDEARQRFAALVPPTHPVFAHLNRASAAFAIQRGDYAQADRDLDAAITAFSGGQTLPIDVAVARAELANLRMRQGRPDQARSLLVQALPVLRANVLPEAVNRVPAERLARQLGGL; this is translated from the coding sequence GTGACCGCCTCGCCGCTGGACCGCTACGCCGATCACTTCGAGCGGCTGCGCAGCCTGCCGCCGGACGCGCGTGCCGCGGCACTGGACGCGCTGTCGCTCGATGCCGGCGAGCGCGAACAGCTCGCGCGGCTGCTGGCCGCCGATGCGGACGAGGACCCGCTCGAGGCGGCGATCGCCGCCAGCGCAGCGCGCCTGCACCGCGGCGAGGAACGGCGCCTCGGCGCCTGGCGGCTGCTGCGCGAGATCGGCGCCGGCGGCATGGGAACCGTGTTCCTGGCCGAACGCGACGACGGCAGCTTCGTCCAGCAGGTCGCGATCAAGCTGCTGCGCGGCTTTCCGACCCAGGACGGCATGCGGCGGCTGCGCCAGGAGCGGCGCATCCTGGCCACGCTCGACCATCCGCACATCGCGCGCCTGCTCGACGGCGGCGAAAGCGACGACGGCCAACCGTGGCTGGCGATCGAGTACGTGGACGGCGTGGGCCTGCTCGAGCACGTCCGCACCACCGGCGCCACCGGCGACCAGCGCCTGGCCCTGTTCCGCGCGATGCTCGACGCGGTCGAGCACGCGCACCAGCGCCTGGTGATCCATCGCGACCTCAAGCCCGCCAACGTGCTGGTGACCCAGCAGGGCGTGGTCAAGCTGCTGGACTTCGGCATCGCGCGGCTGGTCGAGACCGACGACTCGGCGCGGCGCGAGACCTCCACGCGGGTCTTCAGCCAGGGCTACGCCAGCCCCGAGCAGCGCGCCGGCGCGCCGATCACCACCGCCAGCGACATCTACAGCCTAGGCGTGCTGCTGCGCGAGATGCTGACCGGCCAGCGCGACGACCGCGGCGAAGGCGAGCCGTCGGTACCGCCGCTGGCGCTCGACGTCGAGCTGGCCGGCGTCATCGCCAAGGCCTGCGCCGAGCGGCCGCAGGACCGTTACGCCGGAGCCGGCGCACTGCGCGAGGACATCGACCGCTACCGCGAAGGCCGGCCGGTGCTCGCCGCGGCGCTGACGCGCCGCCGCCGGCTGGCCAAGTTCGTCGCGCGCCACCAGCTCGCCGTTGCGCTGGCGCTGGCGGCGCTGGTCACGCTGGCCGGATTCGTCGTCGGCCTCGAGCGCGAGCGCCAGCACGCACGCGCCGCGCAGGCCGAGGCGCAGGTCGCGCTGGCCGCGTCCGAACGCGATGCGGCGACTGCGCGTGCATCGCTGGAGTTCCTGACCGCGGCGTTCACGGCCGCCTCGCCGGACCAGGCCATGAGCCGGCAGGTCAGCGTGCGCGACCTGCTCGACGCGGCGCGTGCCCAGCTGGACAGCCACAGTGCCGGCCATGCGGAACTGCGCCAGGCGATGCAGCGCCTGCTGGCCAGCCTCTACAACGCACTCGGCGAAGTCCCGATCGCGCTCGACCTGATGCAGCGCGGCGTGGCCGGCGTGGAGCCACGCGACGGCGCCGAGGCACTGCGCCTGGCCCACGACTACGACGAGCTGGCCAGCCTGCTCGGGCAGCGCTTCGACGGTGCCGGCGCGCTCGCCGCCGCCGAGCAAGGTGCGGCCTGGCGCACGCGCTACGCGCCGGACGATCCACTCGAACGCATGCGCAGCCTGCAGACGCTGGCGATGGCGCACCACCGCAACGGGGACAACGACCGCGCGGTCTCGCTGCTGCGCGAGGCGATGGCGCTGGCCAAGGCGCGCGACGTGCACGACGGCGATGCCCTGATCCAGACCACGGCGACGCTGGCCTCGCTGCTCGGTGCACGCAGCGAGTGCGAGGAGGCGCTCGACGTCATCGCCGAAGGCTGGCAGCAGGGCGCCGGGCGCGCCACCGATTCGCCCGACCGCGTGCTGCTGATGCGCGCGGAGGCCTCGGCGCTGAGCGCCTGTGGCCGCCTCGACGAGGCCGAAGGCCGGCTGCGCGAGGCGATGGTCGTGCAGGAGCGCGTGGTCGGGCCCGGCGGCGCGCGCATGATGCTGCTCGCCAACGACCTCGCTCTCGTGCTGAACGACCTGGGCCGCTACCAGGAAGCCGTGCAGATGCTCGCGCGCTCCGAGGTACTGACCGCCGAAGCCGACCTGGGGCCCGCCGATGCGGCGATCAGTCTCGGCAACCGCGGCGGCCTGCTCGAGAACGCCGGCGACTATCCCGGTGCGCTGGCCGCGTTCGCCGCCGCGCGCGAGCGCCTCGATGCCGGCGGTGTCGAGGCCGATGCCGACGTCAGGCGCCGCATCGAGCGCTCCGAGGCGCGCACGATCGGCATCGCCGGCCGCCACGCCGAGGCGCGCCGGCGCCTGGAGGGCCTGCGCGAGCGCGCGGCGCGGCTGGACGGCCTCGAGTCGGCCGAGTACGCGCTGCTGACGCTGCAGCTGGCGATGCTCGCCACGCGCACGCGTGCCACCGACGAGGGCATGGCCTGGCTCGACGAAGCGCGGCAGCGTTTCGCGGCACTGGTACCGCCGACACATCCGGTGTTCGCGCATCTGAATCGCGCGAGTGCGGCGTTCGCGATCCAGCGCGGCGACTACGCGCAGGCCGATCGCGATCTCGATGCGGCGATCACGGCGTTCTCGGGTGGCCAGACACTGCCGATCGACGTGGCGGTCGCCCGCGCCGAGCTGGCCAATCTGCGCATGCGGCAAGGCCGGCCCGACCAGGCACGATCGCTGCTGGTGCAGGCGCTGCCGGTGCTGCGCGCGAACGTGCTGCCCGAGGCGGTCAACCGCGTGCCGGCCGAGCGCCTGGCGCGGCAGCTCGGCGGCCTCTGA